The Aulosira sp. FACHB-615 genome includes a region encoding these proteins:
- a CDS encoding LamG-like jellyroll fold domain-containing protein codes for MADLSTNINSNLLNINRLKSYLILNEGLREYVYKDTKGFLTVGVGFNLQKEGARKSIENLKIDYDKLLKGEINLNNIQIYTLLDKDTNQAIEDAKSFFPKFASLDEARKIVLVDMVFNLGKSKFADFKNLIKNVNRAIDSGKTEDWNAAAAEMEDSLWFKQVGDRAKRNVDIIKNGDGQLKTYEKELFKTAYCFTAETPILMLDGTYKPIEQIKIGDEVMAFDGLGELQPRKVTQTFITPDQEVVQLGKIQVTLGHHFLQPDGSFKALDAINTNGFLVGVTGKLIPHPGIKPVAGKYTVYNFTVEELHTYVAGDYRVHNESLSLYQPVTTGGFIGAAVGSQIGSYFADDKFASQLIAQSLGKTVGSWVGDAIVYEFDLSNDPIFLARDEKSLSLAALYKRLPDSIISTGIDLVISKLINSAIKTLKIEDPLAQTVVTSLIHGSVASALGSFIGTQLHRTLIEKWNILSEDFSAEGATIGAGIGGILGSFIPIPVVGSAIGTLLGSIIGGAFGDKDYPRAGYYVTIENGIFVAKFSWREDEGNADLARKMGENAKDILNYFAVSIGGKALSSELIGYGHLVQEYIYYPASKSPGYFGGHSGTGSVRFNNPQDAIIQGVIYQLTTTQIEGGDLYLKRLLKNIPLYDNTRPVSINTIDKLNEDFQVAREWGIYKDNPVLYEKNINYLKANAINDADTRILDLRSRPQDAFTPSQNQVDPEVKDFNLNFLPSQATLSLQGNDLIINGERLTNWVTAQQRVEILRFADGSRFKIVVNNGLVKLEDERVANWQQIQSRATQLNLDTPNSSDNFVSSNASRIIQGSNYALKFDGVNDYLESTSSIIPINGTNSPFTVFVWAKVDPSIQKGLFELVSQGTSLNAFYIGGQNGKIRVGDTWLNSGVDVPGDGQWHLYTVVRTQTNTHLYIDGELKASKGSAITNPANTAFRISRQYGGAWEVPKATIADVSVWNTAMSAAQVQTITKQPLTGNEAGLVGYWQLNEGIGTVANDKSPFQRHLSIKEAEWTAKNVGGIGDDILIATGSGQLLDGDKGDDVYRYNRGQGTITIKDAGGLDTVEFDASIQVSDLLFEQNGNNLIIALKDPINPTAPISSLSNKLIISEFATKKIEILRLGNNEEYLITPTGLVPNKPTDEVNNPETFFGTYGADILKVGTKFVGALSFDGVNDYVNLNNPSHLNFTGAITLEAKIKVSSIDGLQNIISHGYSLSPNAEVAFRINNGRYEVGSWNGNNYFTGYAIPKEDIGNWVHLTGVYNSQSKTWTLYRNGQLVSSTPSNIGALTVNSNWVIGATGNGKERFFDGEIDEVRIWNKARTQAEIQADLNRPLTGNESGLVAYHDFNEVTGTNSKDLTSYQNNGTIQGAIKALTKLDGNDIDSFLSFDGINDSVQNPAKFVDVKDTFTIEFWVNPTATRDSTTQNTSGVNDFNQRYAIAPSNGSEVLGSGIAYAGVSVGTNGISVFENSSWISSGKSPSTAKSLPSLLVHDMNLSGWNHIAIVYNNKTPSLYINGQFIKTGLTSTSIVHPSAVLGGSGVSDYFQGFLDEVRIWNKAKTQAEIQADLNRPLTGKESGLVTYHNFNEGTGTTVKDLTSNYNNGTIQGATRDTKALTRSDGNDTYIYSLDDTTNLSIYDIGNYEGVTRDGGIDTLEFGAGITLESLKLTLQNNNLIVTVNNTATITIQEWFKPQSRIEIFRFADSKEYNPVVNFDGTVSLQPAFNPGYPNYNLVAAKPDTYSVSPSKLLAFDLAGDGLQLISAEDSLTLFNIDNDDYPEQIGWVAPSDGFLVLDKNNDGLITNLNEFFSLEQQNQVSFLGNLDSNQDSIIDSKDTNFSQLRIWTDTNLNSEVELGELSALYRYGINSISVIPQSKNYNIAGNKITASAYFTRIGFETKPYSQLYDVAFTYNPNGAKLEQLNSGVSRFYYENKPDIIFADDSGQNINLTIDPVEVYSATGGKGNDILIVKPGSTKGAVLSGGDGNDQLVGSDGNDILTGGAGIDSIDGGAGDDLITIDKFDNLNNIKGGAGFDVLVIEGDGDVSFILDNLNVEVVNGNQGNNTFTAIGSQDVIISGGAGNDTITGGQGSDRLEGNEGNDILNGGAGDDILIGGQGNDTLNGGDGVDTVYLDGSLDQYIRIERDGVLEIRHAQNGRDITTLTNVEFVQFSDGQRISTKDLLLWEKFYLLIHHDVAFTVSNGALASGSNHYVYWGKAEGRKTLFDFDESFYRKVHSDVDTAIRNGTVTSAVAHYIERGISEGRAANLNFDETWYRTRYPDANQQIQAGQFTSAAAHYAAIGFQEGREAKFNSLYSYWPLVGTANPDLLYGGNGDNVNLAGGAGNDQLYGEGGNDILYGGDGNDTLNGGEGNDILNGGNGEDTAYLNGTLQQFSISFNQGFVQVSSTQNNNDTDTLTNVEYLQFNDGLKIRIKDKPNFEIANSQTEFSGLQGDKNWYYGYYDGPFTSSDFQQMTQFSGAWFTQYGTYWTFISANGGHPNGVITGGERTPVEQWAVRRWVSEIDGEIQIYGNLAKADLGGNGVIGHIFVDGVEVWSQSLAGTDGTGVNYQIKTKVKLNSVVDFAIDPKDANDGGDSTSFTARINTLNQTPTNLTVSNSNVAENQIVGTVIGNFSTTDPDTEDTFTYSLVSGIGSTDNALFAIAGNQLKTNAVFDFETKNSYSIRVQAQDQGGLSYEKQLIININNVDINTITGTASNESFTTTNEKDIIDAGAGNDTVTSVFANLQQSDTINGGAGTDILVITGGTSATNITINAGNSTSQITSITGTKILGFERFDLSGFIGKTSFLGTTGNDWIQAGSGNDYLDGSTGNDTMIGGLGNDTYVIDSTGDVVNETSTLATEIDTVQSFISYTLGANLENLILKSNAAINGTGNSLNNTITGNAANNILNGGAGNDTLDGGAGDDTLIGGAGNDTYVVDSIADVITENLNEGTDTVRASISYTLGANLENLTLTGTAAINGTGNSLNNSITGNSGNNILDGGAGNDTLTGGLGNDIYIVDSTGDVIKETSTLATEIDTVQTSITYTLGANLENLILTGNAAINGTGNSLNNTITGNAAINILNGGAGNDTLSGGAGGDTLTGGLGADRFVYPDFKDSLLAAPDRITDFNPTEGDRIVLNSPISLPTAVFNAGVFSTATYSTLSDAAIAAYADTNPNLAGTQPLDVNQAVFFGWNGGTYLSANGSTASFNPNTDLLTNVTGIIGTLATGSLTTNNYFSV; via the coding sequence ATGGCTGATTTATCAACTAATATAAATTCTAACTTGCTAAATATAAATCGCCTCAAAAGCTATCTTATACTTAATGAAGGCTTACGTGAATATGTTTACAAAGATACTAAAGGATTTCTAACTGTTGGTGTTGGATTTAATTTACAAAAAGAGGGTGCTAGAAAGAGTATAGAAAACTTAAAAATAGATTATGATAAATTATTAAAGGGAGAAATTAATCTAAATAATATACAGATTTATACTTTACTTGATAAAGATACTAATCAGGCTATAGAAGACGCTAAGTCTTTTTTCCCTAAGTTTGCAAGTTTAGATGAAGCCAGAAAAATTGTACTAGTTGACATGGTATTCAATTTGGGAAAATCAAAATTTGCGGACTTTAAAAACTTAATTAAAAATGTTAATAGAGCTATAGATTCTGGTAAAACAGAAGACTGGAATGCTGCTGCTGCTGAAATGGAAGACTCCCTGTGGTTTAAACAGGTAGGTGACAGAGCTAAAAGAAATGTGGATATTATAAAAAATGGGGATGGTCAACTTAAAACTTACGAAAAAGAGTTATTTAAAACAGCTTATTGCTTTACTGCCGAAACGCCAATTCTAATGCTAGATGGCACATACAAGCCTATCGAGCAAATCAAAATTGGTGATGAAGTAATGGCATTTGATGGGTTGGGAGAACTTCAACCACGCAAAGTGACGCAGACGTTTATTACGCCTGATCAAGAAGTTGTTCAATTAGGCAAGATTCAAGTTACTTTAGGTCATCATTTTTTACAACCAGATGGTAGTTTTAAAGCTTTAGACGCAATTAATACTAACGGCTTTTTAGTTGGGGTGACAGGTAAACTCATTCCTCACCCTGGTATTAAACCAGTAGCAGGTAAATATACAGTTTATAACTTTACTGTTGAAGAACTACACACTTATGTAGCAGGAGATTACCGCGTTCATAATGAATCTCTTTCTCTCTACCAACCAGTGACAACAGGAGGATTCATTGGAGCAGCAGTTGGTAGTCAAATTGGTTCTTATTTTGCTGATGATAAATTTGCCAGTCAGCTGATAGCCCAATCATTAGGTAAAACAGTTGGTAGTTGGGTTGGAGATGCTATAGTTTACGAGTTTGATCTATCGAACGATCCTATATTTCTCGCACGCGATGAAAAATCCTTATCATTAGCAGCCCTTTATAAAAGATTACCAGATAGCATAATATCAACAGGTATTGATTTAGTAATTTCTAAATTAATTAACTCTGCGATAAAGACTCTTAAGATTGAAGACCCCTTAGCCCAAACTGTTGTTACTAGTCTAATTCATGGTTCAGTCGCATCTGCTCTAGGTTCATTTATTGGCACTCAATTGCACCGAACACTCATCGAGAAATGGAATATTTTAAGTGAAGATTTTAGTGCTGAAGGAGCAACTATTGGTGCTGGAATTGGTGGCATTCTTGGTTCTTTTATTCCTATTCCAGTTGTCGGAAGTGCAATCGGTACATTACTTGGTAGTATTATTGGTGGAGCTTTTGGAGATAAAGACTATCCCCGTGCAGGATATTATGTCACCATAGAAAATGGAATATTTGTTGCTAAATTTAGTTGGAGAGAGGATGAAGGGAATGCAGACTTAGCTCGGAAAATGGGCGAGAATGCTAAAGACATTCTTAATTATTTTGCTGTATCAATTGGAGGAAAAGCACTAAGTTCAGAGTTGATTGGCTATGGTCATTTAGTTCAAGAGTATATCTATTATCCTGCTAGTAAATCTCCTGGCTATTTTGGTGGGCATTCAGGAACAGGAAGCGTCAGATTTAATAATCCTCAAGATGCGATTATTCAAGGGGTTATTTATCAATTAACGACCACTCAGATAGAAGGTGGAGACTTATATTTAAAACGCTTACTTAAAAACATCCCACTTTATGATAATACTCGTCCCGTTAGCATTAACACGATTGATAAGTTAAACGAAGATTTTCAAGTTGCAAGAGAATGGGGAATTTACAAAGATAACCCTGTTTTGTATGAAAAAAATATCAACTATCTCAAAGCAAATGCTATCAACGATGCAGACACCAGAATTTTAGACCTGCGCTCTCGTCCTCAAGATGCTTTTACGCCCTCACAAAACCAAGTTGATCCTGAAGTTAAAGATTTCAATCTCAACTTTTTACCATCTCAAGCCACACTCTCTCTACAAGGTAATGATTTAATTATCAACGGCGAACGGCTAACTAATTGGGTAACGGCACAGCAACGAGTAGAAATTTTGCGCTTTGCTGATGGCAGTCGCTTTAAAATTGTTGTTAATAATGGTTTAGTGAAGTTAGAAGATGAACGAGTCGCCAATTGGCAGCAAATTCAGAGTAGAGCAACCCAACTCAACCTTGATACTCCTAACTCTTCTGATAATTTTGTTAGCAGCAATGCCAGTCGCATTATTCAGGGTTCTAATTATGCCCTGAAATTTGATGGAGTCAATGATTATTTAGAATCTACTTCCTCAATCATTCCTATCAACGGAACAAATAGCCCCTTTACAGTTTTTGTGTGGGCAAAAGTTGACCCCAGTATTCAAAAAGGATTATTTGAATTAGTTTCTCAAGGAACGAGTCTCAATGCCTTTTACATTGGCGGACAAAATGGCAAAATTCGAGTCGGGGATACTTGGTTAAATAGCGGAGTTGATGTTCCCGGTGACGGACAGTGGCATCTTTATACCGTTGTTCGTACTCAAACTAATACTCATCTTTATATAGATGGTGAATTAAAAGCATCTAAGGGTTCGGCGATCACTAACCCTGCTAACACAGCATTTCGTATTAGTAGACAATATGGTGGTGCTTGGGAAGTACCGAAAGCAACTATTGCTGATGTGAGTGTATGGAATACCGCCATGAGTGCAGCGCAAGTTCAGACAATAACTAAGCAGCCTCTCACTGGCAATGAAGCAGGTCTAGTAGGTTACTGGCAACTGAATGAAGGTATTGGCACTGTTGCCAATGATAAATCCCCCTTCCAACGCCATTTGAGTATTAAAGAAGCAGAGTGGACTGCGAAAAATGTTGGAGGAATTGGAGATGATATTTTAATTGCCACTGGTTCGGGACAACTTCTGGATGGAGATAAAGGCGATGATGTTTATCGCTATAACCGAGGTCAAGGTACTATAACTATCAAAGATGCTGGTGGATTAGATACTGTTGAATTTGATGCAAGTATTCAAGTATCCGACTTATTATTTGAACAAAACGGCAACAATTTAATTATTGCCCTCAAAGATCCCATTAATCCTACAGCACCTATTTCTAGCTTATCTAACAAGCTAATTATCTCAGAATTTGCTACGAAAAAGATTGAAATACTGCGTCTAGGGAATAATGAAGAATATTTAATTACGCCTACGGGATTAGTACCTAATAAACCAACAGATGAAGTAAATAATCCTGAAACTTTCTTTGGAACTTATGGAGCCGATATTCTAAAAGTTGGCACTAAATTTGTTGGTGCTTTATCTTTTGATGGTGTAAACGATTATGTGAACCTTAACAATCCATCTCACCTGAATTTTACAGGAGCAATTACCCTAGAAGCTAAAATCAAGGTCAGTTCTATTGATGGACTTCAGAACATTATCTCTCACGGCTACAGTCTTAGTCCTAATGCAGAAGTAGCTTTCAGAATCAATAATGGTCGGTATGAAGTCGGTTCTTGGAATGGAAATAATTATTTTACAGGCTATGCTATACCCAAAGAAGATATAGGTAATTGGGTTCATTTAACCGGAGTTTATAATAGTCAGTCTAAGACATGGACATTATACCGTAATGGTCAACTTGTCAGTTCTACTCCCAGCAACATAGGGGCATTAACAGTTAATAGCAATTGGGTAATTGGTGCAACAGGAAATGGAAAAGAAAGATTCTTCGACGGTGAAATTGATGAAGTTCGTATTTGGAATAAAGCCAGAACTCAAGCAGAAATTCAAGCTGATTTGAATCGTCCCTTGACTGGTAATGAGTCAGGATTAGTTGCCTACCATGATTTTAATGAGGTAACAGGTACAAATAGCAAGGACTTAACCAGTTATCAAAATAATGGAACGATTCAAGGTGCTATCAAAGCTTTAACGAAGCTAGACGGAAATGACATTGATAGTTTCTTATCCTTTGATGGGATTAATGATTCTGTTCAGAACCCAGCTAAATTTGTTGATGTTAAAGATACATTTACCATCGAATTTTGGGTAAATCCTACCGCGACTAGAGACTCTACCACACAAAATACCTCTGGAGTTAATGATTTTAATCAACGTTATGCGATCGCCCCTTCAAACGGATCTGAAGTTTTAGGCTCTGGTATTGCTTATGCTGGTGTATCCGTAGGAACTAATGGAATTAGCGTTTTTGAAAACAGTAGTTGGATTAGTAGCGGAAAAAGCCCTTCTACTGCTAAGTCTCTACCTTCGTTATTAGTTCATGACATGAACTTATCAGGTTGGAATCATATTGCAATTGTATATAACAATAAAACTCCAAGCCTTTATATAAATGGTCAATTTATCAAAACAGGTTTGACCAGCACATCAATCGTACATCCAAGTGCTGTTTTAGGAGGTTCTGGAGTTTCTGACTATTTTCAAGGTTTCCTTGATGAAGTTCGGATTTGGAATAAAGCCAAAACCCAAGCAGAGATTCAAGCTGACTTAAATCGTCCGCTAACGGGCAAAGAATCTGGGTTAGTTACTTACCATAATTTCAATGAAGGAACAGGTACAACTGTCAAAGATTTGACCAGTAACTACAACAATGGCACGATTCAAGGAGCAACACGAGATACTAAAGCTCTAACAAGATCAGATGGAAATGACACTTACATTTACAGTTTAGACGACACTACCAATCTCAGTATTTATGATATTGGTAACTATGAAGGAGTCACCAGAGATGGCGGCATTGATACTCTAGAGTTTGGTGCAGGAATCACACTTGAGTCACTGAAATTAACTCTGCAAAATAATAACCTCATTGTCACAGTTAACAACACAGCCACTATTACCATACAAGAGTGGTTCAAACCCCAAAGCAGAATTGAAATCTTCCGTTTTGCAGACAGCAAAGAATATAACCCAGTTGTCAACTTTGACGGCACAGTATCTCTGCAACCCGCCTTTAACCCTGGATATCCCAATTACAACCTAGTCGCAGCAAAACCTGATACTTATTCCGTTAGTCCTTCTAAATTGCTGGCATTTGATTTAGCAGGAGATGGACTACAACTCATTTCTGCTGAAGATTCTCTCACTCTATTCAATATAGATAACGACGATTACCCAGAACAAATAGGATGGGTTGCCCCCTCAGATGGTTTTTTGGTGTTGGATAAGAATAATGACGGACTTATTACCAACCTCAATGAATTCTTCTCTTTAGAACAACAAAATCAAGTCAGTTTCTTAGGTAATTTAGATTCCAATCAAGACTCAATTATTGACTCAAAAGACACAAACTTTAGTCAACTCCGTATTTGGACAGATACAAACCTCAATAGCGAAGTCGAACTCGGTGAATTATCTGCCCTATATCGCTACGGAATTAACTCAATTTCTGTGATTCCGCAAAGCAAAAACTACAACATTGCAGGTAACAAGATTACTGCCTCAGCTTACTTTACTCGCATTGGCTTTGAAACCAAGCCCTATAGCCAACTCTACGATGTTGCTTTTACCTATAATCCCAACGGTGCAAAGCTAGAACAGCTAAATTCAGGTGTATCTCGCTTTTATTACGAAAACAAACCTGACATTATCTTTGCTGATGACTCAGGTCAAAATATTAACTTAACTATCGACCCCGTTGAAGTTTATTCTGCAACAGGCGGCAAAGGCAACGATATCTTAATTGTGAAACCCGGTAGTACCAAAGGGGCAGTTCTCAGTGGTGGTGACGGTAATGATCAATTAGTTGGTTCCGATGGTAATGACATCCTTACGGGAGGAGCAGGAATTGACTCAATTGATGGTGGTGCAGGTGATGACCTGATTACCATTGATAAATTTGATAACCTCAACAATATCAAAGGTGGAGCAGGATTTGATGTTTTAGTGATTGAAGGGGATGGTGATGTTAGCTTTATTCTTGATAATCTAAATGTTGAAGTTGTCAACGGAAATCAAGGTAACAACACTTTTACAGCAATTGGCTCTCAGGATGTAATTATTTCCGGTGGTGCAGGCAACGATACAATCACTGGCGGTCAAGGGAGTGACAGGCTAGAAGGAAATGAAGGCAATGACATTCTCAATGGTGGAGCAGGGGATGACATCTTAATTGGGGGTCAGGGGAATGATACCCTCAATGGTGGAGATGGTGTAGATACGGTTTACTTAGATGGTTCGCTCGATCAATATATTCGCATAGAGCGCGATGGTGTCCTGGAAATACGTCATGCTCAGAATGGTCGAGATATCACAACTTTGACTAATGTTGAGTTCGTGCAGTTTAGTGATGGTCAAAGAATCAGCACCAAAGACCTGCTTCTTTGGGAGAAGTTCTATCTTCTCATCCATCATGACGTTGCTTTTACCGTCTCCAATGGGGCTTTAGCTTCAGGAAGCAATCATTATGTCTACTGGGGCAAAGCAGAAGGGCGGAAAACCTTATTTGATTTTGATGAGTCTTTCTACCGCAAAGTTCACTCTGATGTAGATACTGCGATTAGAAATGGTACTGTTACCTCGGCAGTAGCTCACTATATTGAACGTGGCATCTCCGAAGGACGAGCCGCTAACCTCAATTTTGACGAAACTTGGTATCGCACCCGCTATCCTGATGCCAATCAACAAATTCAAGCAGGACAGTTTACTTCTGCGGCAGCGCATTATGCAGCAATCGGCTTCCAAGAGGGGCGTGAAGCCAAATTTAATTCTCTTTACTCTTACTGGCCTTTAGTTGGTACTGCCAATCCCGATCTGCTGTACGGTGGCAATGGTGACAATGTAAACTTGGCTGGCGGTGCTGGTAATGACCAACTTTATGGTGAGGGTGGTAATGATATTCTCTACGGTGGCGATGGCAATGATACCCTCAATGGTGGAGAGGGTAATGATATTCTCAATGGTGGGAATGGTGAAGATACTGCATACTTGAATGGAACATTGCAACAGTTCTCAATATCCTTTAATCAGGGATTTGTTCAAGTTAGTTCCACCCAGAATAATAACGATACAGATACGCTTACCAATGTTGAATATCTGCAATTTAATGATGGATTAAAGATTCGCATTAAAGATAAACCTAACTTTGAAATTGCTAATTCTCAAACAGAATTTTCTGGGTTACAAGGAGATAAAAATTGGTATTACGGTTATTATGATGGGCCTTTCACTAGTTCTGATTTTCAACAAATGACCCAGTTTAGTGGTGCTTGGTTTACTCAATACGGCACTTATTGGACTTTTATTTCAGCTAACGGTGGTCATCCCAATGGAGTCATTACGGGTGGTGAAAGAACTCCTGTGGAACAGTGGGCAGTCCGTCGCTGGGTCAGCGAAATTGACGGAGAAATCCAAATTTATGGCAATTTAGCTAAAGCTGATTTAGGTGGAAATGGTGTTATTGGGCATATTTTCGTTGACGGAGTAGAAGTATGGTCACAGTCACTTGCTGGCACTGATGGCACAGGAGTTAACTATCAAATTAAAACGAAAGTTAAACTTAACTCTGTAGTTGATTTTGCTATTGATCCAAAAGATGCAAACGATGGCGGTGATAGTACTAGCTTCACGGCACGGATTAATACTCTTAACCAAACTCCAACGAATCTCACCGTATCTAACAGCAACGTAGCTGAAAATCAGATAGTTGGTACAGTAATTGGCAATTTCAGCACGACCGACCCGGATACTGAAGATACTTTCACCTATAGCCTAGTCTCAGGAATCGGTTCAACTGATAATGCTCTTTTTGCGATCGCAGGCAATCAGTTAAAAACCAATGCAGTTTTCGACTTTGAAACCAAGAACAGCTACAGCATTCGAGTTCAGGCACAAGACCAAGGTGGTTTATCTTACGAAAAACAGTTAATTATTAATATTAACAACGTTGATATTAACACTATCACTGGCACAGCCAGTAACGAAAGTTTCACTACCACAAACGAGAAAGATATTATTGACGCAGGGGCAGGAAATGATACAGTTACTAGCGTTTTTGCCAACCTGCAACAAAGTGACACCATCAATGGGGGAGCAGGTACGGATATACTAGTTATTACTGGAGGAACTAGTGCAACTAATATAACTATTAATGCAGGTAACTCTACTAGTCAGATTACGAGTATTACAGGTACAAAAATCTTAGGATTTGAACGCTTTGATTTAAGCGGGTTTATAGGTAAAACCAGCTTCTTAGGCACTACTGGTAATGATTGGATTCAAGCAGGTTCAGGAAACGATTACTTGGATGGTAGTACTGGTAACGACACCATGATTGGTGGTTTAGGCAATGATACTTATGTTATTGACAGTACAGGTGATGTTGTAAATGAAACATCTACCTTAGCCACTGAAATTGATACCGTTCAATCTTTTATCAGTTACACCTTGGGGGCAAACTTAGAAAATCTGATTCTCAAAAGTAATGCTGCTATCAACGGTACAGGAAATAGCCTCAACAATACAATTACGGGTAATGCTGCTAATAACATCCTTAATGGTGGTGCTGGTAATGATACTCTTGATGGCGGCGCAGGTGACGATACATTAATCGGTGGTGCTGGCAATGATACTTATGTTGTCGATAGCATCGCAGATGTGATTACAGAGAACTTGAATGAAGGCACTGATACGGTTCGAGCCTCTATCAGTTACACCTTGGGAGCCAATCTGGAAAACCTGACTTTAACAGGTACGGCAGCTATTAACGGCACAGGAAACAGCCTCAACAACTCCATCACAGGTAACTCTGGCAATAACATCCTCGATGGTGGTGCTGGTAATGATACCTTGACTGGTGGATTGGGTAACGATATCTACATTGTTGATAGTACAGGCGATGTTATCAAAGAAACATCTACCTTAGCCACTGAAATCGATACAGTTCAAACCTCTATTACTTATACCTTGGGTGCAAACCTAGAAAATCTGATTCTTACTGGTAATGCTGCTATCAACGGCACAGGAAACAGCCTCAACAATACGATTACAGGTAATGCTGCCATCAACATCCTCAATGGTGGTGCTGGTAATGATACTCTCTCTGGGGGAGCGGGTGGAGATACTTTAACTGGCGGACTAGGTGCAGACCGCTTTGTCTACCCTGATTTTAAAGATTCGCTCTTAGCTGCTCCTGATCGCATTACTGATTTTAATCCGACTGAGGGCGATCGCATTGTCCTTAATTCTCCAATTTCTCTGCCTACAGCAGTCTTTAATGCGGGTGTTTTCTCAACAGCAACTTATTCTACGTTGAGTGATGCTGCGATCGCGGCTTATGCAGATACTAATCCCAATCTTGCAGGAACGCAACCATTAGATGTTAACCAAGCTGTATTCTTTGGCTGGAATGGAGGCACTTATCTATCGGCTAATGGTAGTACTGCTTCCTTTAATCCTAACACTGACCTTTTAACTAACGTCACGGGTATAATTGGCACTCTAGCTACTGGTTCGTTAACTACAAACAACTACTTTTCTGTGTAA